The following coding sequences are from one Arachis hypogaea cultivar Tifrunner chromosome 7, arahy.Tifrunner.gnm2.J5K5, whole genome shotgun sequence window:
- the LOC112701015 gene encoding pentatricopeptide repeat-containing protein At1g71210, mitochondrial — protein MLQQLKHVTKRRSLFSSFLIHNNHPSSFSSSSSSSSSHNSHTVLRKINQNDVASSIKDWFKTLDSLITRIFQILSSKDSSSYNDNAAVDASLSALKLPRLDESFVLTVLHHGTAAAHVYPCLRFFHWVGRQPDFHHTRGTFSAISRILARAPSVEDLDEFLPSFRRRGPALWGSNRFYHAIRLVREFGNSGLVPLDHTYEVCIMDLVQGGRLNEALEFYRQKKEDEGYIPGLGSYNMLIYRLLRENRLIEVYDLFTDMSETDVPPNTATMNAVLCFFCKVGMADVALDLFKSRSEFMLSPNHMAYKHLILALCWDGNAKEAFSVLKSSIDHHFIPDAPTFTRLANVLCRECMIDEMKELLHLALEWKIMPNASTYDNFITALCRAGRVEESYLIHGELKGVSSSRAYANMIKGFKELNRGDIAARLLVEMKEKGHEVTPALCRVVVCCLLQMDNSRSRFFSLFEMLSHNDRQHYIYDCFIDAAGHAKQAELAWKVFELMQRNGIQPTSSSLILMLKAYLESGRTYDALNFFNNVWSRGLATRKLYNCLVVSLCKSKNPEPAYLLLQQMLRDGFHPSIECYENLVLELCSSKRYHEAVNLVNVYEKMGHRLTSSLGNILLSQSMSSLEVYNACVRLRGVKEEGKTDWSMLSFVVGAFYDHHRVSHVEDLEKLIAKCFPLDIYTYNLLLRKACKSDMGQACELFERMRRRGFEPNRWTYTILVYGFKRHGTRDEAERWFQESKRILSNRETRMLILRNN, from the coding sequence ATGCTACAGCAACTAAAACATGTAACCAAACGCagatctctcttctcttctttcctcaTTCACAACAACCacccttcttccttttcttcttcttcatcatcttcctctTCTCATAACTCCCACACCGTCTTaagaaaaataaaccaaaacgacGTCGCATCTTCCATCAAGGACTGGTTCAAGACGCTTGACTCACTCATCACCCGAATCTTTCAGATTCTCTCTTCGAAGGACTCCTCCTCCTATAACGACAACGCCGCCGTCGATGCCTCTCTCTCCGCCCTAAAACTCCCCCGTCTCGACGAGTCCTTCGTCCTCACCGTACTCCACCATGGCACCGCCGCCGCACACGTCTACCCCTGTCTCCGCTTCTTCCATTGGGTCGGCCGCCAGCCCGACTTCCACCACACTCGTGGCACCTTCTCCGCCATCTCCCGAATCCTTGCTCGCGCCCCATCAGTGGAAGACCTCGACGAATTCCTCCCATCTTTCCGCCGCCGTGGTCCCGCTTTGTGGGGGAGTAATAGATTTTATCATGCTATTAGGTTGGTTAGGGAGTTTGGGAATTCAGGACTGGTGCCGTTGGATCATACTTATGAGGTTTGTATAATGGACCTTGTGCAGGGTGGCCGGTTGAATGAGGCCTTGGAGTTTTACAGacagaagaaagaagatgaaGGGTACATTCCTGGTTTGGGGAGTTACAACATGTTGATTTATAGGCTCTTGAGGGAGAACAGACTCATCGAGGTGTATGATTTGTTTACAGACATGTCTGAGACTGATGTTCCACCGAATACGGCTACCATGAATGCTGTGCTGTGCTTCTTTTGCAAGGTGGGGATGGCGGATGTCGCTCTTGATCTGTTCAAGTCGAGGTCAGAGTTTATGCTGTCACCAAATCATATGGCTTATAAGCACTTGATACTTGCTTTGTGTTGGGACGGAAACGCCAAGGAAGCATTCAGTGTGTTGAAGAGCTCGATCGATCACCATTTTATTCCAGATGCACCGACCTTTACTAGGCTTGCTAATGTTCTGTGTAGAGAGTGCATGATTGATGAGATGAAAGAGTTGCTCCATCTTGCCTTGGAATGGAAAATTATGCCTAATGCTTCCACGTATGACAACTTTATAACGGCACTGTGCCGGGCGGGAAGAGTGGAAGAGAGTTATTTGATACATGGGGAACTTAAAGGTGTGTCTTCTAGCAGGGCCTATGCAAATATGATCAAGGGTTTTAAAGAGTTGAATAGGGGAGATATTGCTGCTCGTCTTCTCGTTGAAATGAAGGAGAAGGGTCATGAAGTGACACCGGCTCTATGTAgagttgttgtttgttgtttactTCAGATGGACAATTCAAGGTCTCGGTTTTTCAGTTTGTTTGAGATGCTGTCCCATAATGATCGTCAACATTATATTTATGATTGTTTCATTGATGCGGCTGGGCATGCCAAGCAGGCTGAGTTGGCTTGGAAAGTGTTTGAGTTGATGCAGAGGAATGGCATTCAGCCTACTTCATCTTCTCTAATTCTTATGTTGAAAGCTTATTTGGAAAGTGGAAGGACTTATGATGCGCTTAACTTCTTTAATAATGTTTGGTCCCGTGGATTGGCTACTAGAAAGTTATATAATTGCTTGGTTGTTTCTCTCTGCAAAAGCAAGAATCCTGAACCTGCGTATCTGCTCTTACAACAAATGTTAAGAGACGGTTTTCATCCAAGCATTGAATGCTATGAGAATCTTGTACTGGAGCTTTGTTCATCGAAAAGATATCATGAGGCAGTGAATCTTGTTAATGTGTATGAGAAAATGGGACATCGATTAACCTCTTCTCTCGGTAAcatacttctttctcaatctatgTCTTCACTGGAAGTTTACAATGCCTGTGTTCGTTTAAGAGGAGTGAAAGAGGAGGGAAAAACTGATTGGTCAATGCTTAGCTTTGTGGTTGGTGCATTTTATGATCATCATAGAGTTAGCCATGTTGAGGACTTGGAGAAACTAATAGCAAAGTGCTTTCCACTTGACATTTACACTTACAATTTGTTGTTGAGAAAAGCATGTAAGAGTGATATGGGGCAGGCTTGTGAGTTGTTTGAAAGGATGCGTCGAAGGGGCTTTGAGCCCAACCGATGGACTTATACCATCCTGGTTTATGGTTTCAAAAGGCATGGGACGAGAGACGAGGCTGAGAGGTGGTTTCAAGAAAGTAAAAGGATATTATCCAACAGAGAAACCAGAATGCTCATTTTAAGGAACAATTGA